The nucleotide sequence GCCGGCAGCGCCTGACGGCGGCGTCATCCGCCCGCCCCTCGCCCACCCCAACGAGAGCCCCCGAAAGGTGGTCCCTTGACAGACCCCGGCGACCTTTTCCACGTACGGGTGACATCCAGGCCTTCTCCGGCCACACCGCCCACCCCGGCGCATAATCTGCGCTCCGCCACAGGCGCACGGGGAACACGGGCGCACAGGGGAGGGAAGAGCATGACGACGAACACGGCCACCAGGCCAACGCCGACCACACCACGAGCGCCACAGGAGCCACCGACGACACCTACGACGCCCATGGCACCCATGGCTTCCGGGGCTTCCACACCGACGGGGTCTCCGAGGTCGCAGACCTCGCGAACTCCGACGGGGTCTGGGACGCCCTCGGCTCCCTGGAGGCCGTCGACGACCCCGGTGCGGCCGGACATGCCGTTCTCACCCCTCGTATCCGGGCCTTCGGACCAGGCCGGGGGCGTATCCGACCAGCCCGCGCCCCGGCCGCGAGGTCGGCACCGGCGGCCCCGCCCCCGGAAGCTGCTGTTCGCGGTGGGTGGGATGGCGCTGGCGGCGGGGGCGCTGAGTCTCCTGCGGGTGGCGTCGGACCCGGCCGGCGGCGGCGCCAGTACGGCGGGCCCGGCACCGAGCGCGGCGGACGAGGTCACGGACGAGGCGACCGACGCCGGCGCGACGGCGGGAGACGAGCCCTCGGCCGACGCGGGGACCCCGACCGCCGACGCCCCCATGGGCGGCGGAAACACCGCATCGACCCGGCCACCGTCACCGGGAGCCACCGCCCCCACGCCGAGCCCTTCCACTTTCCCGCCCGCCCCGGCCATCGGTGTCGAGCTCCCCTCCGACGCCGGCGCCCGCGACCTCCCCAGGACCCCGCCCACCCCGGACAGGCCCTCAGCGGCCCGCACCTCGGACGCACCCCGCTCCACGCCACCCACGCCCACTCAGCCACCAGCGGCAGCCCCGCAGCAGCCGACCACCCCCGACTCCCCGGACTCACCGAACGCCCCCGGCGACTCGACAGCCCCCGCGAAGCCGGGCCTGTGCGTCCCGATCGTCGGCCTCTGCGTCGACGACGCCCTGGGCAGGTAGCCGCATAAGCACACAGGCGGCGGCACGGCTGTCACGCACCGCAGACCCAGGCACCACAGAGCCCCACGCCCCGTACCGACTACCTGAGGCGGCGTGCCCTCACGCCTTGCCCGGCCTCCGCGTGAGCAGCCACGGCTGGACCACGCCCAGGCCGCGCACCGGGCGTTGCCACATCGGCTGGAGGGCGAAGCGGTAGGTCGGGGGTTCCTCGCCCTCCTTCTCCGCGGCGGCCGCGGCTTCGGCGGCGTCGGCCTCGGAGGCGGGGGCCTCGGCCGTACGGGTCAGCTCCTCGGCGAAGGCTCCGTCGACGAGAACCGCGTCCTTCGGCGCTATCGAGGTGAGGCGGCTCGCGAGGTTCACGGTCGACCCGAAGACGTCGCCCATCCGGGTCGTCACCGTGCCGAAGGCCATGCCGACACGCAGCTCGGGCATGGTCTCGTCGTTGGCCATGGTCTCGATCAGCCGAAGAGCGATCTCGGCGGCGACGCCCGCGTCGTCCGTGGCGTAGAGGACCTCGTCGCCCAGGGTCTTGATGAGCCGGCCACCGTTCGCCGCCACGAGGTCCGCCGCCGTGGTCTCGAAGGCCTCGACCAGTTCGCCGAGCTCCTCCTCCTCCATACGACGGGTGAGACGCGTGAACCCGACGAGGTCGGCGAAGCAGACCGCGAGCCGCCGGTCGACCATCTCCTCGTCGTCCGCGGCCTGCACGACCCGCCCGGTGGCGGCGGCGAGCTGACGCCGCCAGACGTAGACGAGGAACTCCTCCAGCTCCGGCAGCAACAGCTCCATCAGCGGATACGTCACCTCGGTCCGGGTCATCCCCGGCTCCGGCGGCTCGGTCAGCCCCTCCAGGAAGGAGTCGATCTGCCACTCGGCGAGCCGCGCCGTGGTCTGCCCGGTCGAACGGGCCACCTGCACCGCCATGGCCTCGCTCAGCAGCCCCGCTTCCACGAGACCGGCGAGCCGACGCAGCGCGAGGACGTCCGCCTCGGTCAGCGCCTTGGCCTGGCCGATGTCCGCGAAGCCCATGGCGCGCCAGAAACGGGACGCCAGTTCCATGGAAACGCCCGCGCTGCGCGCCGCCTGAAAGGGGGTGTACCGGCGCTCGGCCCCGAGGATCAGCCCTTCGAGCCGCAGCGCCAGCGGGTCCTCCTCCTCGGCGTCCACGCCGTGGGGCTCTCCCCGCTCGAGCGAAGCCGAGAGGGGGGGCGGCTCCACGCGGTCATCCGCGTCCGTGCCGGAGCCCGTGTCCTCGACGCTCACTCCTGCTGCCCTTCCGATCTCCCGCGGTCACGTACTCGACCGGCCTCAACTCTACGGCAGGTGTGCGCCAGCTCACTCCGTGAGGTGAGCCGAAGGGTGCGTACCCCGTCCGGGGGACGGCACCCGGGGTGGGCGCGCACCCCTGGGGCACGCCCACCAGACCCCGGCTGTCGTCCTCCGGGCTCGTCGTCAAACGCCGGACGGGCTTGGAATCCGTATACGCGCCCCGAGTGCCCAAGCCCCACCACCCCCACACGTCACACGTCACGCCACGTCACACAGGCCGCAGATGCACGATGTCCCCCGCCCCCACCGGCTCCTGCACCCCGTCCTCCGTGGCGAGAACCAGCCGGCCGTCCCCGTCCACCGCCACGGCCTCCCCCACGATCGACCGGTCCCCGGGCAGCTCGGCGCGCACTTTCCGCCCCAAGGTCGCGCACCCGGCGGCGTAGGTCTCCTGGAGTCCGCTCGCCGACGGGTCGCCCTTGGCCGCACGCCACCGCCCGTACCAGTCCTCCAGCGCCCGCAGCACGGCCCGCAGCAGCGGATCACGGTCCGTGCTCACGGCTCCGGCGAGCACCAGGGACCCGGCGGCGGGCACCGGCAGCTCGTCCTCCCGCAGGCTGACGTTGATACCGATACCGATCACCACCCCGTCCGCACCCGCTCGCTCCGCGAGGATGCCGCCGGCCTTGCGCTCCTGCCCACCGACAGTCACCAGCAGGTCATTGGGCCACTTGAGTGCCGTATCGATCCCGGCGGCCCGGGACAGCCCGGTCGCCACGGCCACGCCGGAGAGGAGGGGCAGCCAGCCCCAGCGCTCGATGGGCACCTCGCCCGGCTTGAGAAGCACCGAGAAGAACAGGCCGGAGCGCGCGGGCGCGGTCCAGCTGCGATCGAGGCGGCCGCGGCCCGCCTTCTGCTCCTCGGCGATGAGCACCGCGCCCTCGGGAAGCCGGTCGGCACGCCCCGCGAGGTCCGTGTTGGTGGAGTCGATGACCGGCACCACGTCCAGGGAGCTCCACAGCCCGCCCTCCCGGATCAGCGCCCGCCGCAGGGAGGCGGAGTTGAGGGGTGGCCGGTCCAGGTCGGACCACCGGCTGCCTGGCTTGTCGTCAGCGTTGTCAGCGTCGTCTGAGGCATCTCGCGGCGTCATGCAACCCAGCCTAGATGTGGTAAACGCCGCACTGCCGAACCATAGGCGCAGCACTACGCTACGGATGAGTAACCCCACACACTTCTGAGCACGTACCCAGCACGGCCAAGCACGACCAAGTACGCACCGAGAAGCACGTACTGATCCGTCACGTCCCCATGAGCAGGCAGGGAGCCGCATCCCGATGTCCGAGCCGGAAGAGATCGACATTCACACGACCGCGGGGAAGCTCGCGGACCTGCAGCGCCGTATCGACGAGGCGACGCACGCCGGCTCCGAGCGCGCGGTGGAGAAGCAGCACGCCAAGGGCAAACTGACGGCCCGTGAGCGCATCGAACTGCTCCTCGACGACGACTCGTTCGTGGAGTTCGACGAGTTCGCCCGCCACCGCTCCACCGACTTCGGCATGGAGAACAACCGCCCCTACGGCGACGGTGTCGTGACCGGCTACGGAACCGTCGACGGCCGCCCGGTCGCCGTCTTCTCCCAGGACTTCACCGTCCTCGGCGGCTCGCTCGGCGAGGTCTTCGGCCAGAAGATCATGAAGGCGATGGACTTCGCCCTCAAGACCGGCTGTCCCTTCATCGGCATCAACGACTCCGGCGGCGCCCGCATCCAGGAGGGCGTCATGGCCCTGGGCATGTACGGCGAGATCTTCCGCCGCAACACCCACGCCTCCGGCGTCATCCCCCAGATCTCCCTGGTCGTCGGCCCCTGCGCGGGCGGCGCGGTCTACTCCCCCGCGATCACCGACTTCACGGTCATGGTCGACCAGACCTCGCACATGTTCATCACCGGCCCGGACGTCATCAAGACGGTCACCGGCGAGGACGTCGGCTTCGAGGAACTGGGCGGGGCCCGCACCCACAACGCGACCTCCGGCGTGGCCCACCACATGGCGGGCGACGAGAAGGACGCGATCGAGTACGTCAAGCAACTCCTGTCCTACCTCCCCTCGAACAACCTCAGCGAGCCCCCCGCGTTCCCGGAACAGGCGGATCTCACCGTCACCGACGAGGACCGCGAACTGGACACCCTCGTCCCGGACAGCGCGAACCAGCCGTACGACATGCACACGGTCATCGAACACGTCCTGGACGACGCCGAGTTCTTCGAGACCCAGGCCCTGTTCGCGCCGAACATCCTCACCGGCTTCGGCCGCGTCGAGGGCCATCCGGTCGGCATCGTCGCCAACCAGCCCATGCAGTTCGCGGGCTGCCTGGACATCGACGCCTCCGAAAAGGCCGCCCGCTTCGTCCGCACCTGCGACGCCTTCAACGTCCCCGTCCTGACCTTCGTCGACGTCCCCGGCTTCCTCCCGGGCGTCGGCCAGGAACACGACGGCATCATCCGCCGCGGCGCCAAGCTCATCTACGCCTACGCCGAGGCCACCGTCCCCCTCATCACCGTCATCACCCGCAAGGCCTTCGGCGGCGCCTACGACGTCATGGGCTCCAAGCACCTCGGCGCCGACCTCAACCTGGCCTGGCCCACCGCCCAGATCGCCGTCATGGGCGCCCAGGGCGCGGTCAACATCCTCCACCGCCGCACCATCGCCGCCGCCCCCGACGACGAACGCGAGGCAGTCCGCGCCCGCCTCATCCAGGAGTACGAGGACACCCTCCTCAACCCCTACACCGCGGCCGAACGCGGCTACGTCGACGCCGTCATCACCCCTTCCGAAACCCGCCGCCACCTCATCCGCGGCCTGCGTCAACTCCGCACCAAGCGGGAATCCCTCCCCCCGAAGAAGCACGGAAACATCCCCCTCTAGCCACCTCTAGCCTGCTGGGAGCCGACATGACCATCAAGGTCGTACGGGGCAACCCGACCCCGGAGGAGCTCGCCGCCGCCCTGGCGGTGGTCCGGGCCCGCGCCGCGGCGGCGGCCACCGAGCCGCCCGGCGCGCCCGCACCCCGCGACTCGTGGTCCGACCCGTCCCGCATCGCCGCCCACCGCCTGCCGGCCCCGGGCCCCACCACCTGGGGCCGCACCTACTGGCCCGGCTGAGCGGAACCTCTCCTACCGACTTGAGTACGCGTACTCAGGCGCCCGACCCCCTGGGCGATGCACCATCGCACCATGCTCTGGTCCGACCCTGAGAACGAGCCGCCGAAGGAACTGCGCGACACGCAGGCCATGCTTCGGCGGCTCAGCGTGCTCCTGGCCGTAGCCATGCTGCTGGCCATGCTCGTCCTGGGCATCCTCTGACCGCCACGGACGAGATGCCCGACGGCGAGACAGCCGCGTAAGTCGAGAAGGGGGCGGACCCCCCGACGCGCACCCGACCCACAACCAGCCGGGGCCCCGCCCCAAAGGGGCGCGGGGAACTGCGCGAACAACCACACACCACCCGCACCCGCCACACCACTCGCGCCCCCACGGCGAACAGGCGCACCACACCAATCCAGGCCGCCTGAAAACCCGGATCCCACACCCGAACCGGCCAACCACCGAAGGGCCCCCGCACCCGAACCGGCCAACCGCCGGAGGCAATACCCTGACCCCATGACCGCCCCACAGCCCCGCCGCCTCGTGCTCGCCTCCCAGTCCCCCGCCCGGCTCAACCTGCTGCGGCAGGCCGGCCTCGCCCCCGAGGTGATCGTCAGCGGGGTGGACGAGGACGCCGTCACCGCTCCCACCCCCGCCGACCTCGCTCTCGCCCTGGCCGAGGCCAAGGCTTCGGTCGTGGCCGCGAAGCCCGAGGTCAAGGGCGCCCTGGTCATCGGCTGCGACTCGGTCCTCGACCTGGACGGCGAGGCCTTCGGCAAGCCCGCGGACGCCGAGGAGGCCACCGCCCGCTGGAAGTCCATGCGGGGCCGCGCCGGCACGCTCCAGACCGGCCACTGCGTCTACGACACGGCCACCGGCCGCTACACCTCCGCGACCGCCTCCACCGTCGTCCACTTCGGCGACCCCACCGACGAGGAGATCGCCGCGTACGTCGCCTCGGGCGAGCCCCTCCACGTCGCGGGCGCGTTCACCCTCGACGGCCGCTCGGCCCCGTTCATCGACGGCATCGAGGGCGACAACGGCAACGTCATCGGCATCAGCCTGCCCCTGCTCCGCCGCCTGCTGGCCCAACTGGGCGTAGGCATCACAGAGCTGTGGACGCCCCGCGAGAAGTGACCCGACCCGTTGAAGTGACGGGCACCGTCACGAAGCGCTGGGCGCCGGAGGAACGGCCGGAGCAGCCTGCTCCGGCCCACCGGGCCCACCCGCAGCACCGGACCCACCGGACCCACCCGGCACCGCGT is from Streptomyces sp. NBC_01314 and encodes:
- a CDS encoding acyl-CoA carboxylase subunit beta, yielding MSEPEEIDIHTTAGKLADLQRRIDEATHAGSERAVEKQHAKGKLTARERIELLLDDDSFVEFDEFARHRSTDFGMENNRPYGDGVVTGYGTVDGRPVAVFSQDFTVLGGSLGEVFGQKIMKAMDFALKTGCPFIGINDSGGARIQEGVMALGMYGEIFRRNTHASGVIPQISLVVGPCAGGAVYSPAITDFTVMVDQTSHMFITGPDVIKTVTGEDVGFEELGGARTHNATSGVAHHMAGDEKDAIEYVKQLLSYLPSNNLSEPPAFPEQADLTVTDEDRELDTLVPDSANQPYDMHTVIEHVLDDAEFFETQALFAPNILTGFGRVEGHPVGIVANQPMQFAGCLDIDASEKAARFVRTCDAFNVPVLTFVDVPGFLPGVGQEHDGIIRRGAKLIYAYAEATVPLITVITRKAFGGAYDVMGSKHLGADLNLAWPTAQIAVMGAQGAVNILHRRTIAAAPDDEREAVRARLIQEYEDTLLNPYTAAERGYVDAVITPSETRRHLIRGLRQLRTKRESLPPKKHGNIPL
- a CDS encoding adenylate/guanylate cyclase domain-containing protein, giving the protein MSVEDTGSGTDADDRVEPPPLSASLERGEPHGVDAEEEDPLALRLEGLILGAERRYTPFQAARSAGVSMELASRFWRAMGFADIGQAKALTEADVLALRRLAGLVEAGLLSEAMAVQVARSTGQTTARLAEWQIDSFLEGLTEPPEPGMTRTEVTYPLMELLLPELEEFLVYVWRRQLAAATGRVVQAADDEEMVDRRLAVCFADLVGFTRLTRRMEEEELGELVEAFETTAADLVAANGGRLIKTLGDEVLYATDDAGVAAEIALRLIETMANDETMPELRVGMAFGTVTTRMGDVFGSTVNLASRLTSIAPKDAVLVDGAFAEELTRTAEAPASEADAAEAAAAAEKEGEEPPTYRFALQPMWQRPVRGLGVVQPWLLTRRPGKA
- a CDS encoding nucleoside triphosphate pyrophosphatase, encoding MTAPQPRRLVLASQSPARLNLLRQAGLAPEVIVSGVDEDAVTAPTPADLALALAEAKASVVAAKPEVKGALVIGCDSVLDLDGEAFGKPADAEEATARWKSMRGRAGTLQTGHCVYDTATGRYTSATASTVVHFGDPTDEEIAAYVASGEPLHVAGAFTLDGRSAPFIDGIEGDNGNVIGISLPLLRRLLAQLGVGITELWTPREK
- a CDS encoding biotin--[acetyl-CoA-carboxylase] ligase, producing the protein MTPRDASDDADNADDKPGSRWSDLDRPPLNSASLRRALIREGGLWSSLDVVPVIDSTNTDLAGRADRLPEGAVLIAEEQKAGRGRLDRSWTAPARSGLFFSVLLKPGEVPIERWGWLPLLSGVAVATGLSRAAGIDTALKWPNDLLVTVGGQERKAGGILAERAGADGVVIGIGINVSLREDELPVPAAGSLVLAGAVSTDRDPLLRAVLRALEDWYGRWRAAKGDPSASGLQETYAAGCATLGRKVRAELPGDRSIVGEAVAVDGDGRLVLATEDGVQEPVGAGDIVHLRPV
- the mmpB gene encoding morphogenic membrane protein MmpB, with amino-acid sequence MLWSDPENEPPKELRDTQAMLRRLSVLLAVAMLLAMLVLGIL
- a CDS encoding acyl-CoA carboxylase epsilon subunit, whose translation is MTIKVVRGNPTPEELAAALAVVRARAAAAATEPPGAPAPRDSWSDPSRIAAHRLPAPGPTTWGRTYWPG